One window from the genome of Pyrobaculum ferrireducens encodes:
- a CDS encoding archaellum operon transcriptional activator EarA family protein: protein MILASAVQGIGRVLRALRRSRVKRDVLNYLCSIYPESAYPALIADAVGASYENVVGALRGLGERYRREDSLLGLGLVEEVNMGRAKFYRVRDGAVEICRSLAGHGG, encoded by the coding sequence GTGATTCTGGCAAGTGCAGTACAGGGCATTGGGAGGGTGTTGAGGGCGCTTAGGAGGAGCAGAGTCAAGAGAGATGTGCTGAACTACCTATGCTCCATCTACCCAGAGTCGGCGTACCCCGCGTTGATCGCAGACGCAGTGGGGGCGAGCTATGAAAACGTCGTGGGGGCGCTGAGAGGGCTTGGGGAGAGGTACAGGAGGGAGGACTCGTTGCTGGGGCTGGGGCTCGTCGAGGAGGTGAACATGGGCAGGGCGAAGTTCTACCGCGTTAGAGACGGCGCGGTGGAGATCTGCAGATCGCTGGCCGGCCATGGGGGGTAG